The following nucleotide sequence is from Acetobacteroides hydrogenigenes.
ATCTTCAAGATAAATTCGCCCGGGACCACGCGTAAAAAACGTATCCTGATTTCCCAAGAAACGGCATCCTTTAAAGACAACCTTGTCGCCTAGCACCTCGCATGCAACAGCCTGACCAACCGGCCCAGCAGAGTTCTCGAAGGTGATGTTGGAGAACACCACCTCGTTTGCTCGAATGGATGCCGACCAAGAGGAATAGGTATTTATCGTATCGCCGTTAACCACCTTCCCGGTATGGTCTGCCCATGTGATTGTGGTTTTTGTTGCATCTTCGCCTTCCACAATTATGCGCTGCTTATCCTGTCCAAGCACCACTTTTTCGGAATAGATCCCCGGTTTTACCTTAATTCTTGTATACGAGCTAGAGCCACTAGCTACAGCATCGAATGCCTGCTGGATTGTTGTGAAATTACCATCTCCCTTTTGCGAAACGACGATAATACGCTCCTTTCCAAAAGATAGTAGGGAGGTGAAAAAGAGTAGTAGGAACGTTATGCTTTTCATCCGAAAATAATTTGTTTTAAGCTGTCGTATGGAACTCGCATGGTTGCACTCATTCGCGTATGTGTTGCAGTGCATCATGCTCCTTTCATACGATAGGTGATTTGTAAATAATCACGATTAAAGAGTAACCCCTGTTTTGAATATGGCAATCTCTTTAAATCCAGTTATTTCGTGCTTTAGCTTTTCTCCACTAGCTACGCTAATTACATAGTCAATGAAGCTATTGGTAACCTCTTCGGCTGGAGCATCCTCTAGAAGGATACCGGCGTTAAAGTCTATCCAGTTTGCCTTATGCTTAGCGAGATTAGAGTTGGTTGCAACTTTCATGGTTGGTATAAACGAACCGAATGGAGTACCACGACCAGTAGTAAATAGCACCATTTGACATCCTGAAAAACCGAGAGCCGATGAGGCTACCAAATCGTTTCCTGGCGAGTATAGAAGGTTTAATCCAGCTTCCTTAAGAGGTTCGGCGTAGCTTAGCACATCTACAACTGTAGCGCCACCTCCTTTTTGTACGCAACCAAGCGACTTCTCTTCGAGAGTGGTTATTCCTCCCTTTTTATTTCCAGGCGATGGGTTTTCGTAAATTGGTTGGTTGTGCTCGCGGAAGTAATCCTTAAAGCCATTAATAAGCTTTACTGTTTTTTGGAAGGTAGGTTTATCCTTCGACCTGTCCATCAGTATGGTTTCGGCACCAAACATTTCGGGCACTTCTGTAAGCACAGTTGTTCCTCCAAGTCCAACAAGCCAGTCGGAAAAGCGACCAAGTAGCGGATTCGCTGTAATGCCCGAGAAGCCATCGCTTCCACCGCACTTTAGCCCAATTTTTAGGTGAGATACAGGTAATGTTGTGCGCACATCCGCTTTCATTACTTCGGCAAGTTCTGCTACAATGCCAAAGCCCACTTCTACTTCGTCGTCTACCTCTTGCGAAGTGAGGTAAACAACTCGTTTTTCGTCAATATCGCCTGCAACTTTTTTAAGGTTGGCTATTTGGTTGTTCTCGCACCCGAGTCCGAGTACCAGAACACCACCAGCATTGGGATGATTGATGAGTGCAGCCAACGCTTTTTGGGTGTTCTCCAAATCGTCACCCAGCTGCGAGCATCCGTAGTTATGCTTATATACAACGACATCGTCAATATGCGCCACGTCGAGTTCGCGCTTTACCCTATCAACAATAAGCTGAGCCTGACCGTTAACGCAACCAACGGTAGGAACAATCCACAGCTCGTTACGAATACCAACCGATCCATTTTTACGTAGGTAACCTTCGAAGGTGCGCTCTTTTTCAGGTTTCGCAACGTTGGTAAGGTTAGGGTTGTATTCGTACTCGAGGTTGTCGCTAAGCGTAGTTTTAATATTATGGCTATGGACAAGTTGACCAGGCAGAATTTGCTGAGTAGCATAGCCTATAGGGAAGCCATACTTTAGAACAACTTCACCTTTGTCTATTGTAGCTATTGCAAACTTGTGCCCATTATCAATAGGTTCCAAAAGGGTAACATCAGCACCGTCTACACTAAGCACTTCGCCCGCGGCTAGCGAATCGAGCGCTACACAAACATTGTCGAGATTGTTTATTTTAAGCCATCTTTTCATAATCAGCAATATTGTAGCAGCCATACCTCCAGAGTCGGCATGGTCGCCATTTTGAACTATGCGCCATACGTAAGAGCTTGCTCTAATGACTTACGCATTCCGTTGGCAAGGATGTCCTGAATATATCCTGCAACCGTATCGGCCAAAGGCTTAACAGCCATTAGGTCTTCCTTCCAAATAGATCTATTCGAAAGAATTTGGATTACAGTACTGCTGATGTTCCCGCTATCCCAAACTTTTTGGATAAACTCTACATGTTCGGGGGTGTCGTTTGGTGTAAACTCGATCTCCGACTTACCGCTATAGAGTGTAAGAAGGGCGGCCAACGAAAAGGCTGTAAGCTTTGTAACCTTGCCATTTTTTTCGTAGCCATCCTTCATGGTTGGGAAGTTGCGTGTTTCCCACTTCGACAAGGAGTTTAGGGATATTGTTTCGAGGTAGTGCTTAATGAATGGGTTGTAAAACCTTTCGATGATAGACTCTGCAAAGCGGCGAAGTTCTGCAGCATCGCCATCAATAACAGGAAGGACCTCTTCTGCGACCATAGTGTTTACAAAAGATTCTACCAGCTTATCGTCGAATGCTTCTTTAACGGTTTTGTACCCCATTTGAAGTGCAACAGGAACAAGTGCGGTGTGAGAACCATTTAGGATGCGAACCTTTTTATCTCTAAAAGCTTTGATGTCGTCGAGAAAGAGCACGTGCAGTCCGGCCTCATTGATTGGGAATCGGCGTTGAATGTCGCGTCCTCCGGCAATCGCCCAAACGTGGTAGAACTCGCCCTTAACCACAAGGTTGTCGTTATAGCCAATTTCGGCCTTGATGTCGTCGATGTTCTCACGAGGGAAACCGGGTACAATTCTATCTACTAGCGTATCGCAAAAGCGGCACGAACTCTTAACCCAGCTGATAAAGTCATCGCTTAGCCCACATCTTTCGGCATGACGAAGTACGTATTCTCTAAGCGTGGTAGCATTATTCTCGATAAGCTCGCAGCAGATAAAGGTTAGTCCTTTTTTGGTATCACCCTTAAAGTGCTCGAAACGGCTGTGAAGAAGTGCTGAAATTTTCCCTGGAAACGATTTTGCAGGTTGGGCAAAGATGTCCTCATCATCGAAATAGGTAATGCCTGCTTCGGTGGTATTCGAGATAACAAACTCCAGCTCATTGCTGAGTACATACTGCTGGTACTTCTCGAATTCGGTGTAGGGATTCAGAGAATCCTGAATAGACTCTACCAAAGAAATCTCCTTCACCATTTGCTTATCCTTAATACCTTCTAAGTATACATGGTAAAGATTATCTTGAGCCTTAAGCATGTCAACCATACCAGCAGCCAAGGGTTGTACCACCACAATACCTGTATTGAGGACACCCTGCTTATTGGCCTTATCAATCATCCAATCTACAAAAGCACGAAGGAAGTTCCCTTCGCCAAATTGCATTATTTTGATAGGGCGATCGGCAGTGGTTACCGTTTTTCTATTTAGCTCATCCATCTTTTTCTAGTTTACAGTTTACAAATTATTGATAGGTTGATACTTTGGAACAAGGGTCTTCATTACAACCCAACCAATTAGGTACGCAACCGCACATATAGAAAAAATGATAAAGTAGCCGGCCTCTTCACCTTTAAATCCCAGCAGCTGCATCTCGCTTACCTTAGCATAATCGAAAAGCACACCAGAACCTTTATTAATAAGGAAGGAGCCGATACCTCCTGCCATACCACCAATGCCAGTAATGGTAGCAATAGCTTTTTTGGGGAACATATCGCCGATTGTAGAGAAAATATTGGCAGACCAAGCCTGATGGGCAGCCCCTGCTATACCAATAATTACCACTGGAAACCAGTAAGTAATATGGCCAAGAGGCTGAGCAAACAATACCAATAGCGGGAAAAATGCAAAAATTAGCATCGCCTTCATACGCCCGGCATAAGGGTTCATGCCTTTTTTCTCCACGAAGTAGCTTGGCAACCATCCTCCAATAATGGAAAGAAGCGTAATCGCGTAAAGAACAAAAATGGCTAGTTGCCCTTCGGTATCCGACGATTTAATGTCATATACAGAGCTCAGGTATGCTGGTGTCCAGAACAAGTAAAACCACCAAACGCCATCGGTCATAAACTTTCCAAATGCAAAAGCCCAAGTTTGTTTGAAGCTAAAAGCTTCTTTAAATGAGATCTTCGTTTTCTCCTGTACAATCTCAACGCATTTTTCTACAGAATCGGCCGACTCTAAATCAGAATGAATATAGGCCAACTCAGCGCTGTTTACTTTGGGATGGCTCTCCGGTTTATTATACACAAAAACCCAGAATCCCATCCACACAAATCCTAAAGCACCAATAATGATAAATGACATCTCCCATCCCCATGCAGCAGCAATTATAGGAATGGTGACTGGAGCTGCAAGAGCACCAACCGTAGCCCCAGCATTAAAGATACTAGTTGCATAAGCCCTGTCTTTCTTAGGAAAAAACTCAGCCGTAGTTTTAATAGCAGCAGGGAAGTTACCTGCTTCTCCTACGGCGAGTACCAATCGAGAAAATATAAAAAGCACAACGCTTACGCTGGTTACAAGGCTAACACTCTTTGCTAAAGAAATGGCCTCTTTAGCACCTTCGAAGCCTACAAGCCACTCCCCGGCAACTATGCCCGAAGTAGCAATTCCACAAAAAGCATGAAGGACAGCACCTACAGACCATACACCTATTGCCCATAGAAATCCCTTTTTTGTGTCCATCCAGTCTACAAAACGTCCGGCAAACAACATGCTTACGGCATAAAATATAGAGAAAAGCGCAGTTATTGTTCCGTAATTATCATTAGTCCAGTGAAATTCAGGCGAAATAAAGTCTTTCCAAGTCAATGAAAGAACCTGCCTGTCTAGATAGTTAATAGTCGTGGCAAAAAATAGCATTGCACAGATTGTCCACCTGTAATTGGTCATTTTTTGTTCCGACGGGTTAAATGTGTTCATCTTAAGTTCGGTTTAGTTAAAATGAATTACTTCAGGTTTGCAACGATTGCCAAGGCCTCGCTACATAGCTTAGTTATTTTACTCCAATCCTTAGCTGCAATAACTTCTTTTGGGAAAAGGTTCGACCCCATACCCACGCAGGTTACGCCTGCCTTAAACCACTTAGTAAGATTCTCCTCGGTAGGTTCAACACCTCCAGTAGGCATGATGCTGGTCCATGGACATGGACCTTTTACTGCCGAAACAAAGCCCGGACCGCCAACCGATGACCCAGGGAAAACCTTCACAATTTCGGCACCCAACTCTTCTGCCTTTGAAATCTCTGTCAAAGAACCGCATCCGGGAGCCCAAAGCACCTTGCGACGGTTGCATGTACTAGCAACCTCTTCGTTAATAAGAGGGGCAACTATAAAGTTTGCTCCCAACTGGATGTACAGCGAAGCTGTTCCTGCATCTATGATTGAACCAACACCAAGCATCAGTTCTGGGCACTCTTGGGCTGCCCACTTGTTGAGTTCTCCAAATAATTCATGGGCAAAATCGCCACGGTTGGTAAATTCGAACACACGAACACCACCATCGTAGCAAGCCTTAACCACTAGCTTGGCTACTTCAATATCTTTGTGGTAGAAAACGGGTACTATACCCGTTTCTGCCATTTTTAACGCTACTTGTATTCTTGTAAATCGTGCCATATTCTACTAATTATAATAAGTCGGTGATGCCCTTACCTTGTAACGCGACCTGAGGTATCGCCACTCATCAGCTTCTTAACCTCATCAACCGAAGCCAGATTAAAGTCTCCATAAATGGTATGCTTTAAGCACGATGCAGCTACTGCAAAATTTAGGGCGCTTTGCAGGTCATCACCGTAAGTAAGTAAACCGTAGATAACGCCTCCCATAAAGGAGTCTCCACCTCCCACTCTATCTACAATATGAGTTATTTGATAGGTTGGTGCGGAGTAAAGTTTTTCACCATCGTATAGTAAACCCGACCAAGTATTATGGTTTGCATTAATTGATCCACGAAGTGTTATAATAATTCGCTTTGCACGAGGGAAACGATCCATTAGCTGCTGTGCTACGGATTCGTACATCTGAGCAGTAACATGTCCTTTGGTTACATCCATTCCTTCAGGTTTAATTCCAAAGAAGGTTTCAGCATCTTCTTCATTACCAAGAATCACATCACAGCCAGCCACCAGTTGCTCCATAATAGCTGCTGGTTGGTTGGTGTAACCCCACAAGTTCTTTCGGTAATTCAAGTCTGTAGATACAGTAACTCCTAACTCATTCGCCACCTTAATGGCTTCGAGACAAGCCATCGCAGCACTTTCCGAAATGGCTGGCGTAATACCTGTCCAGTGGAACCATTGTGCATCTTTTAGCACTTCATACCAGTTTACCATCCCTGGCTGAATCTCGGATATTGCAGAGTGAGCACGATCGTACACCACTTTGCTTGGGCGGTTTACAGCACCTGTTTCGAGGAAATAGATGCCAACACGTTCGCCACCGCGAACAATATTGCAGGTTTGGACTCCATACTTGCGAAGGTCCATAATGCAAGATTCGGCTATGTCATTTTTTGGGAGTCTAGTTACAAATTCGACTGGAATTCCATAGTTAGCAAGCGAAACGGCAACATTCGCTTCGCCACCTCCAAAGGTGGCATTAAAGCTTTTTGACTGCGAGAATCTTTCGTATCCTGGAGTGGCTAATCGAAGCATGATTTCGCCAAATGTTACAACCTTTTTCATTTTTAACGAGTTCTAGGTTTACTGAAATTTGAAATAACTTTTGGGATTGTTGTAGCAAATATCCTGTATC
It contains:
- a CDS encoding pectinesterase family protein, with the protein product MKSITFLLLFFTSLLSFGKERIIVVSQKGDGNFTTIQQAFDAVASGSSSYTRIKVKPGIYSEKVVLGQDKQRIIVEGEDATKTTITWADHTGKVVNGDTINTYSSWSASIRANEVVFSNITFENSAGPVGQAVACEVLGDKVVFKGCRFLGNQDTFFTRGPGRIYLEDCYIEGTTDFIFGTSIAVFERCTIHSKKNSYVTAASTPEGNRYGYIFFRCKLTGNDEATKVYLGRPWRSFAKTIFVSCELGGHILPEGWHNWNKKDAEKTAFYAEYQSTGAGASPSTRAPWTKQLSKNEADELTLANIFGKDGYRKGYDDNWNPSSLLKRIK
- a CDS encoding UxaA family hydrolase, producing MMKRWLKINNLDNVCVALDSLAAGEVLSVDGADVTLLEPIDNGHKFAIATIDKGEVVLKYGFPIGYATQQILPGQLVHSHNIKTTLSDNLEYEYNPNLTNVAKPEKERTFEGYLRKNGSVGIRNELWIVPTVGCVNGQAQLIVDRVKRELDVAHIDDVVVYKHNYGCSQLGDDLENTQKALAALINHPNAGGVLVLGLGCENNQIANLKKVAGDIDEKRVVYLTSQEVDDEVEVGFGIVAELAEVMKADVRTTLPVSHLKIGLKCGGSDGFSGITANPLLGRFSDWLVGLGGTTVLTEVPEMFGAETILMDRSKDKPTFQKTVKLINGFKDYFREHNQPIYENPSPGNKKGGITTLEEKSLGCVQKGGGATVVDVLSYAEPLKEAGLNLLYSPGNDLVASSALGFSGCQMVLFTTGRGTPFGSFIPTMKVATNSNLAKHKANWIDFNAGILLEDAPAEEVTNSFIDYVISVASGEKLKHEITGFKEIAIFKTGVTL
- a CDS encoding tagaturonate reductase, giving the protein MDELNRKTVTTADRPIKIMQFGEGNFLRAFVDWMIDKANKQGVLNTGIVVVQPLAAGMVDMLKAQDNLYHVYLEGIKDKQMVKEISLVESIQDSLNPYTEFEKYQQYVLSNELEFVISNTTEAGITYFDDEDIFAQPAKSFPGKISALLHSRFEHFKGDTKKGLTFICCELIENNATTLREYVLRHAERCGLSDDFISWVKSSCRFCDTLVDRIVPGFPRENIDDIKAEIGYNDNLVVKGEFYHVWAIAGGRDIQRRFPINEAGLHVLFLDDIKAFRDKKVRILNGSHTALVPVALQMGYKTVKEAFDDKLVESFVNTMVAEEVLPVIDGDAAELRRFAESIIERFYNPFIKHYLETISLNSLSKWETRNFPTMKDGYEKNGKVTKLTAFSLAALLTLYSGKSEIEFTPNDTPEHVEFIQKVWDSGNISSTVIQILSNRSIWKEDLMAVKPLADTVAGYIQDILANGMRKSLEQALTYGA
- a CDS encoding MFS transporter — translated: MNTFNPSEQKMTNYRWTICAMLFFATTINYLDRQVLSLTWKDFISPEFHWTNDNYGTITALFSIFYAVSMLFAGRFVDWMDTKKGFLWAIGVWSVGAVLHAFCGIATSGIVAGEWLVGFEGAKEAISLAKSVSLVTSVSVVLFIFSRLVLAVGEAGNFPAAIKTTAEFFPKKDRAYATSIFNAGATVGALAAPVTIPIIAAAWGWEMSFIIIGALGFVWMGFWVFVYNKPESHPKVNSAELAYIHSDLESADSVEKCVEIVQEKTKISFKEAFSFKQTWAFAFGKFMTDGVWWFYLFWTPAYLSSVYDIKSSDTEGQLAIFVLYAITLLSIIGGWLPSYFVEKKGMNPYAGRMKAMLIFAFFPLLVLFAQPLGHITYWFPVVIIGIAGAAHQAWSANIFSTIGDMFPKKAIATITGIGGMAGGIGSFLINKGSGVLFDYAKVSEMQLLGFKGEEAGYFIIFSICAVAYLIGWVVMKTLVPKYQPINNL
- a CDS encoding bifunctional 4-hydroxy-2-oxoglutarate aldolase/2-dehydro-3-deoxy-phosphogluconate aldolase encodes the protein MARFTRIQVALKMAETGIVPVFYHKDIEVAKLVVKACYDGGVRVFEFTNRGDFAHELFGELNKWAAQECPELMLGVGSIIDAGTASLYIQLGANFIVAPLINEEVASTCNRRKVLWAPGCGSLTEISKAEELGAEIVKVFPGSSVGGPGFVSAVKGPCPWTSIMPTGGVEPTEENLTKWFKAGVTCVGMGSNLFPKEVIAAKDWSKITKLCSEALAIVANLK
- a CDS encoding sugar kinase → MKKVVTFGEIMLRLATPGYERFSQSKSFNATFGGGEANVAVSLANYGIPVEFVTRLPKNDIAESCIMDLRKYGVQTCNIVRGGERVGIYFLETGAVNRPSKVVYDRAHSAISEIQPGMVNWYEVLKDAQWFHWTGITPAISESAAMACLEAIKVANELGVTVSTDLNYRKNLWGYTNQPAAIMEQLVAGCDVILGNEEDAETFFGIKPEGMDVTKGHVTAQMYESVAQQLMDRFPRAKRIIITLRGSINANHNTWSGLLYDGEKLYSAPTYQITHIVDRVGGGDSFMGGVIYGLLTYGDDLQSALNFAVAASCLKHTIYGDFNLASVDEVKKLMSGDTSGRVTR